From a single Candidatus Sulfotelmatobacter sp. genomic region:
- a CDS encoding TIGR03118 family protein has protein sequence MQRRRVTFALVSGLALMLVSSAATAQYQLTNLVSNQVGQASHNDPLLVNAWGLAYGPGGPFWISDESTGWSTLYTGGGIKQGLQVVIPSESGQGPGSPTGIVFNGSQEFQVQGWASIFLFATLDGTISGWAPQSNPNAAIVAVDKSSSGTVYTGLAITSRASGNYLFAADNWNNKVDMYDANFNLVMSFTDATVPAGFAPFGIQDINGLLFVSFASPSGKSGGYVDMFSEAGVFLKRVAQGWPLNQPWGFAAAPDNFGTLSNTLLVSNNTNKTSTINGFDVLTGAFVGTVSDANGNKIQIDQLWGIEFGGGNSNDGNKNELFFTAGPNNNLAGTFGKIAVVK, from the coding sequence ATGCAGCGTCGCAGAGTTACCTTCGCACTTGTCTCGGGACTTGCACTGATGTTGGTTTCGAGTGCGGCCACAGCGCAGTATCAACTTACCAATCTGGTGTCGAATCAAGTCGGACAGGCCAGCCACAACGATCCGCTGCTGGTGAATGCATGGGGACTGGCATACGGTCCGGGTGGGCCCTTCTGGATCAGCGATGAGAGCACAGGGTGGTCCACGCTCTATACCGGCGGAGGCATCAAGCAAGGATTGCAAGTGGTGATTCCCTCGGAGAGCGGGCAGGGACCGGGTTCGCCGACGGGTATCGTGTTTAACGGATCGCAGGAGTTCCAGGTGCAGGGATGGGCGTCGATTTTCCTTTTCGCGACGCTCGATGGCACGATCAGCGGATGGGCGCCGCAGTCGAATCCGAACGCGGCGATCGTCGCCGTGGATAAGTCGAGTTCGGGCACGGTGTATACCGGACTCGCCATTACGAGCAGGGCCTCGGGTAATTATCTGTTCGCGGCCGACAATTGGAATAACAAAGTTGATATGTACGACGCCAATTTCAATCTGGTGATGTCGTTCACAGATGCCACGGTGCCGGCGGGATTTGCCCCGTTTGGAATTCAGGACATTAACGGACTGCTGTTTGTGTCGTTCGCCAGCCCGTCCGGCAAGTCGGGCGGATACGTGGACATGTTCAGCGAAGCGGGAGTGTTTCTGAAACGAGTGGCGCAAGGCTGGCCCTTGAACCAGCCCTGGGGCTTTGCCGCGGCGCCGGATAATTTCGGGACGCTCAGCAATACGTTGCTGGTCTCGAACAACACCAACAAGACTTCGACGATCAATGGATTCGATGTGCTGACGGGAGCGTTTGTCGGGACGGTGTCGGATGCGAACGGAAACAAGATTCAGATCGATCAGTTATGGGGCATTGAATTTGGGGGTGGGAACTCGAACGACGGCAACAAGAACGAACTCTTCTTTACGGCGGGACCGAACAATAATCTGGCGGGCACGTTCGGAAAAATCGCGGTTGTGAAGTGA
- a CDS encoding sensor histidine kinase: MASPLLSRFLALLSPLPREAAARRYLIAVAAAVLAIVLRWVLDPLLGHVAFYVTVYIAVAFCAVVCGFAPAVLSGALGFFGIFYWFVDPRHSLGGVRLPEVHAIVGFILLCAVLTALGDAARKKQLLLNDTIVALTTEARERSHAENELRKAHDELEQRVDDRTRELSQTLVRLESEIKVREQSEAQQRQLSLHLMTLQDEERRRIARDLHDTAGQTLAAMKMSTALIRHIATGRAEILRLLDDLDALADDALQEVRTTSYLLHPPLLDEAGFASAARWFADGFSRRSGIHVECDIPEQMERPPRDCELVLFRVLQESLTNVHRHSGASAASIRLSRDSDQLKLEVGDNGKGISEERLQRFNSSVSSAGVGITGMRERVRELGGRLEIQSIQTGTIVRVALPALRRPNSADAGRPKTSSDRNPALP; this comes from the coding sequence ATGGCAAGCCCGCTTCTCTCACGCTTCCTCGCACTTCTTAGTCCACTTCCGCGTGAGGCCGCCGCGCGACGTTATCTGATCGCAGTCGCGGCCGCAGTCCTGGCAATCGTATTGCGCTGGGTTCTGGACCCACTGCTCGGACATGTCGCTTTCTACGTCACGGTATATATTGCGGTAGCGTTTTGTGCCGTTGTGTGCGGCTTCGCTCCGGCAGTCCTAAGCGGCGCGCTTGGTTTCTTTGGAATTTTTTACTGGTTTGTCGATCCCCGGCATTCCCTCGGGGGCGTCCGGCTGCCGGAAGTTCATGCCATCGTTGGCTTCATTCTGCTGTGTGCCGTTCTTACCGCACTCGGCGATGCCGCCCGGAAGAAACAGTTGTTGCTCAACGACACCATCGTCGCCCTTACCACCGAAGCCCGCGAAAGAAGCCATGCCGAAAACGAATTGCGCAAGGCGCACGATGAGTTGGAACAGCGCGTAGACGATCGCACCCGGGAATTGTCGCAAACGCTGGTCCGGCTGGAATCTGAGATCAAAGTCCGCGAACAATCGGAGGCGCAGCAACGCCAATTATCCCTTCACCTGATGACCCTTCAGGATGAAGAACGCCGCCGCATCGCTCGCGACCTGCACGATACCGCCGGCCAGACTCTGGCGGCCATGAAGATGTCGACTGCATTAATCCGGCACATCGCCACCGGGCGCGCGGAGATCCTGCGACTGCTCGACGATCTGGACGCGCTGGCGGACGATGCCCTCCAGGAAGTTCGTACGACTTCGTATCTCCTCCATCCTCCTCTGCTCGACGAGGCCGGCTTTGCCTCCGCCGCGCGCTGGTTTGCCGACGGATTCTCCAGGCGCAGCGGCATTCACGTCGAGTGCGACATCCCCGAGCAGATGGAACGCCCGCCGCGCGATTGCGAACTCGTCCTCTTTCGCGTTTTGCAGGAAAGCCTGACCAATGTTCATCGCCATTCCGGAGCTTCTGCCGCCAGCATCCGGCTCAGCCGCGATTCCGATCAACTCAAATTAGAAGTGGGCGATAACGGCAAAGGAATTTCCGAAGAACGTCTACAGCGATTCAACTCCTCGGTGAGTTCTGCCGGCGTTGGCATCACAGGTATGCGCGAGCGCGTCCGCGAATTAGGCGGGCGCCTTGAGATTCAGTCTATCCAGACCGGTACCATCGTCCGCGTCGCTCTGCCCGCCTTGCGTCGCCCCAACTCAGCCGATGCCGGCCGCCCCAAAACCTCCTCCGACCGAAATCCCGCCCTCCCGTAA
- a CDS encoding Ku protein, with the protein MPSSVWSGHLTFGLISMPVRLFSGARSSGISFNMLHRTDKSRLKQQYICQAEGVVVDRADTVKGYEFRKDEYIIIEPDEIKKIEPQTAKTMEILEFVKSSEVDPVYFESSYYMMPEEAGRRPYALLTRALEESEYVAIAKITMHNREYTVFLRPHEGGMMLHTMYYAEEVKKVEGFGAPDVELKEAEVKVAHQLIEALADEWDPEKYKDTFQENLKKLIETKLEGGEVAEVEKPKKLAPVVDLMAALKQSLAQMEGKKKPAAAIKSEEPAAAAKSRRR; encoded by the coding sequence ATGCCATCATCTGTCTGGTCCGGTCATTTAACTTTCGGACTTATTTCTATGCCCGTGCGTCTTTTTTCCGGCGCGCGCAGTTCCGGCATTTCTTTCAACATGCTGCATCGCACCGACAAGTCGCGCCTGAAGCAGCAATACATCTGCCAGGCGGAAGGCGTCGTGGTCGATCGCGCCGACACCGTGAAGGGCTACGAGTTTCGCAAAGATGAATACATCATCATCGAGCCGGATGAGATTAAGAAGATCGAGCCTCAAACGGCGAAAACGATGGAGATCCTCGAATTCGTGAAATCCAGCGAAGTCGATCCGGTGTACTTCGAGTCGTCGTATTACATGATGCCGGAGGAAGCCGGACGCCGCCCTTACGCCCTGCTTACCAGGGCGCTCGAAGAGAGCGAATACGTCGCCATTGCGAAAATCACCATGCACAATCGCGAATACACCGTTTTCCTGCGTCCGCACGAAGGGGGCATGATGCTGCATACGATGTACTACGCCGAAGAAGTGAAAAAAGTGGAAGGCTTCGGCGCCCCCGATGTTGAGTTGAAAGAAGCCGAGGTGAAAGTCGCTCACCAGTTGATCGAAGCACTCGCGGATGAGTGGGATCCGGAGAAATATAAAGACACCTTCCAGGAAAATCTGAAGAAGTTGATCGAGACCAAACTCGAGGGCGGGGAAGTGGCCGAAGTCGAGAAGCCGAAGAAACTGGCTCCGGTCGTAGACCTGATGGCCGCACTGAAACAAAGCCTGGCGCAAATGGAAGGCAAGAAGAAGCCCGCCGCAGCCATCAAGAGCGAGGAACCGGCAGCGGCCGCAAAGTCGCGGCGGCGGTAG